A single Dermacentor variabilis isolate Ectoservices chromosome 9, ASM5094787v1, whole genome shotgun sequence DNA region contains:
- the LOC142557875 gene encoding uncharacterized protein LOC142557875 has product MAHQQLPEFDDERDNWKAYVIKAEAYFEATGVTESAKKRALLVAALSMRTVHILARQVAPKKPNTLEYQDVVKVLDEYFDPKRHEITESFCFFNRCQLDAESPSTTTQVTADAFVEFSDVFSSDLGLIKGPAAHLQLKEGATPKFYHQLLLGLLRQDRPTPSLAAARIQRWALYLGGFRYKLQYSPGKSGTSDDWTLAPDTHVYVRNFGKGDKWKTGTVKSAGGARMVTVETPEGLVRRHVDQVHPTKGPTATQGHRESESSFISRTPEQTPGTKPKAKAETRQTSPPQRQSSPQPLDVQERNGEPTVATELRRSTRERRPVQRLQYY; this is encoded by the exons ATGGCACACCAGCAACTGCCCGAATTCGACGACGAAAGAGACAACTGGAAGGCCTATGTTATCAAGGCAGAGGCATACTTTGAGGCAACGGGCGTGACGGAGTCGGCAAAGAAACGGGCGCTTTTGGTGGCAgctttaagcatgcgcaccgTTCACATATTAGCAAGACAAGTAGCGCCGAAGAAGCCGAATACTTTGGAGTACCAAGACGTCGTCAAAGTCTTGGACGAGTATTTTGATCCCAAGCGCCATGAGATTACCGAAAGCTTCTGCTTCTTCAACCGCTGCCAGCTTGACGCTGAGTCT CCGTCTACCACCACGCAGGTCACTGCTGACGCGTTTGTCGAGTTTTCAGATGTTTTCAGCTCGGATCTGGGCCTCATCAAAGGACCCGCGGCACACCTACAGCTGAAGGAGGGAGCCACGCCCAAGTTCT ATCACCAGCTGCTCCTGGGCCTGCTGAGACAGGATCGGCCCACTCCGTCTCTGGCTGCTGCTCGCATACAGCGCTGGGCGCTGTATTTGGGAGGATTTCGCTACAAGTTACAGTATTCGCCAGGCAA ATCGGGAACATCGGATGACTGGACTCTTGCACCAGACACACATGTATACGTCCGTAACTTTGGTAAAGGTGATAAGTGGAAGACTGGCACGGTAAAGTCAGCAGGTGGAGCTAGGATGGTGACAGTGGAAACGCCTGAGGGCCTCGTTCGGCGACACGTTGATCAAGTTCACCCAACGAAAGGCCCAACGGCTACCCAAGGCCACAGGGAAAGTGAAAGCTCGTTCATCTCGAGAACTCCGGAACAAACTCCCGGAACAAAGCCAAAGGCAAAAGCCGAAACTCGTCAAACGTCACCACCACAGCGTCAGTCATCACCCCAACCCCTGGACGTACAAGAGAGGAACGGTGAACCTACAGTGGCCACGGAACTGCGACGCTCAACACGAGAGCGCAGACCTGTGCAGCGTCTTCAGTATTACTGA